From a single Amyelois transitella isolate CPQ chromosome 18, ilAmyTran1.1, whole genome shotgun sequence genomic region:
- the LOC106137870 gene encoding radial spoke head protein 6 homolog A isoform X1 translates to MSQTFLLEPDLIAATENVMPDLNNDLVLAKNFLKQQSAATGDTLYDHLVDVIHKIISQKPPDVVDNLEQYSWQVKQEKFRPNFDLLNDVYLSPPQLSAVRSVDEMIRLIESKYGKIENLGEEEQELDLEEDSMKPRIVDLIDHNYYFKEAGYGLPDSECYAVFLSLNMLGIKEPVATVRFFGKIFGTQANYYVAETDLTIEELDRRIREFDMKDMPGEGEGEEVRAPEAEEQEVVAEGEGKEEKPKEPQPPKLPPVPESTWQPPPPIPVERPGQGANRKVFWVCNRPGDPWICLPDVTPDQIRVARLTVRCMTGDLDAEVLTFPPFDGTEKNYLRAQIARIQAATSISPQGFFTFGSGEEEEDIDMEEGAGDMAFNPNPFYQGHLLKDLVDSNFTYWVHHGRYILKQGRTIWWNPNAGMEEGVEEEEDEGPPPIEPESGPSLFTPLSEDGRVEGMTAWTARVSTSLLPDRALAILRSNIWPGAVAYANTGKKSECMYMGWGLKFQPPNFSPLQLPRPQDEYIVGPEVMEMADPTFADEEAYRIAHLPPPPPPAMMGEGEGFGEEQEEED, encoded by the exons atgtcgcaaacttttttattggAGCCAGATTTGATTGCCGCTACCGAAAATGTTATGCCCGATCTTAACAACGATTTGGTCTTGGCTAAGAACTTTTTGAAACAACAAAGTGCTGCTACGGGTGATACATT GTATGATCACCTGGTAGATGTAATTCACAAGATAATAAGTCAGAAACCGCCAGACGTTGTGGATAACTTGGAGCAATATTCATGGCAAGTGAAGCAAGAGAAATTTCGGCCCAACTTCGACCTCCTGAATGATGTGTACCTGTCGCCGCCGCAACTCTCTGCCGTTAGGAGTGTCGATGAAATGATAAGA CTGATAGAGAGCAAGTATGGTAAGATAGAGAATCTCGGGGAAGAAGAACAGGAGTTGGATTTAGAAGAGGACTCAATGAAGCCCAGAATAGTTGACCTCATTGACCATAACTACTACTTTAAAGAG GCTGGCTACGGTCTGCCCGACAGCGAGTGTTATGCTGTATTCTTATCACTAAACATGCTGGGGATCAAGGAGCCCGTTGCAACCGTAAG ATTTTTCGGTAAGATCTTTGGCACACAAGCGAATTACTACGTGGCAGAAACAGACCTCACTATAGAAGAATTGGATAGACGGATTagg GAGTTTGATATGAAGGACATGCCCGGTGAGGGGGAAGGCGAAGAAGTGCGCGCCCCAGAGGCTGAAGAGCAAGAAGTTG TTGCAGAAGGTGAAGGTAAGGAGGAAAAGCCAAAAGAGCCTCAGCCACCGAAGCTGCCTCCAGTACCAGAGTCGACGTGGCAACCTCCACCGCCGATACCAGTCGAACGACCCGGGCAAGGGGCTAATAGGAAG GTTTTCTGGGTGTGCAACCGGCCCGGCGACCCTTGGATCTGCTTGCCCGATGTCACGCCCGACCAGATCCGCGTCGCCAGGCTCACTGTGAGGTGCATGACGGGAGACCTGGATGCTGAG GTCCTCACTTTCCCCCCCTTCGACGGTACGGAGAAGAACTATTTACGTGCGCAGATTGCTCGCATACAAGCAGCTACTTCAATATCTCCTCAGGGCTTCTTTACCTTCGGCTCTGGAGAGGAAGAAGAGGATATTGACATGGAAGAAGGAGCTG GCGACATGGCCTTCAACCCCAACCCGTTCTACCAGGGCCACCTGCTGAAGGACCTGGTGGACAGCAACTTCACGTACTGGGTGCACCACGGCAGGTACATCCTCAAGCAGGGCCGGACCATCTGGTGGAACCCTAATGCGGGGATG GAAGAGGGCGTGGAAGAGGAAGAAGACGAAGGCCCCCCACCAATAGAGCCGGAGTCGGGACCCTCGCTGTTCACTCCCCTATCGGAGGACGGACGAGTGGAGGGCATGACTGCCTGGACAGCACGAGTCAGCACCAGTCTGCTGCCTGACAGAGCCTTGGCGATACTGAGGAGTAATATATGGCCGGGAGCTGTGGCGTACGCTAATACTGGCAA GAAATCTGAGTGTATGTACATGGGTTGGGGGCTGAAGTTCCAGCCGCCCAACTTCTCGCCTCTGCAGCTGCCGCGGCCACAGGACGAGTACATCGTGGGCCCGGAGGTCATGGAGATGGCTGACCCCACCTTCGCTGATGAGGAG gCGTACCGTATCGCCCACTTACCTCCCCCTCCCCCGCCAGCGATGATGGGCGAAGGAGAAGGTTTTGGAGAAGAacaagaggaagaagattaA
- the LOC106137870 gene encoding radial spoke head protein 6 homolog A isoform X2: MYDHLVDVIHKIISQKPPDVVDNLEQYSWQVKQEKFRPNFDLLNDVYLSPPQLSAVRSVDEMIRLIESKYGKIENLGEEEQELDLEEDSMKPRIVDLIDHNYYFKEAGYGLPDSECYAVFLSLNMLGIKEPVATVRFFGKIFGTQANYYVAETDLTIEELDRRIREFDMKDMPGEGEGEEVRAPEAEEQEVVAEGEGKEEKPKEPQPPKLPPVPESTWQPPPPIPVERPGQGANRKVFWVCNRPGDPWICLPDVTPDQIRVARLTVRCMTGDLDAEVLTFPPFDGTEKNYLRAQIARIQAATSISPQGFFTFGSGEEEEDIDMEEGAGDMAFNPNPFYQGHLLKDLVDSNFTYWVHHGRYILKQGRTIWWNPNAGMEEGVEEEEDEGPPPIEPESGPSLFTPLSEDGRVEGMTAWTARVSTSLLPDRALAILRSNIWPGAVAYANTGKKSECMYMGWGLKFQPPNFSPLQLPRPQDEYIVGPEVMEMADPTFADEEAYRIAHLPPPPPPAMMGEGEGFGEEQEEED; encoded by the exons at GTATGATCACCTGGTAGATGTAATTCACAAGATAATAAGTCAGAAACCGCCAGACGTTGTGGATAACTTGGAGCAATATTCATGGCAAGTGAAGCAAGAGAAATTTCGGCCCAACTTCGACCTCCTGAATGATGTGTACCTGTCGCCGCCGCAACTCTCTGCCGTTAGGAGTGTCGATGAAATGATAAGA CTGATAGAGAGCAAGTATGGTAAGATAGAGAATCTCGGGGAAGAAGAACAGGAGTTGGATTTAGAAGAGGACTCAATGAAGCCCAGAATAGTTGACCTCATTGACCATAACTACTACTTTAAAGAG GCTGGCTACGGTCTGCCCGACAGCGAGTGTTATGCTGTATTCTTATCACTAAACATGCTGGGGATCAAGGAGCCCGTTGCAACCGTAAG ATTTTTCGGTAAGATCTTTGGCACACAAGCGAATTACTACGTGGCAGAAACAGACCTCACTATAGAAGAATTGGATAGACGGATTagg GAGTTTGATATGAAGGACATGCCCGGTGAGGGGGAAGGCGAAGAAGTGCGCGCCCCAGAGGCTGAAGAGCAAGAAGTTG TTGCAGAAGGTGAAGGTAAGGAGGAAAAGCCAAAAGAGCCTCAGCCACCGAAGCTGCCTCCAGTACCAGAGTCGACGTGGCAACCTCCACCGCCGATACCAGTCGAACGACCCGGGCAAGGGGCTAATAGGAAG GTTTTCTGGGTGTGCAACCGGCCCGGCGACCCTTGGATCTGCTTGCCCGATGTCACGCCCGACCAGATCCGCGTCGCCAGGCTCACTGTGAGGTGCATGACGGGAGACCTGGATGCTGAG GTCCTCACTTTCCCCCCCTTCGACGGTACGGAGAAGAACTATTTACGTGCGCAGATTGCTCGCATACAAGCAGCTACTTCAATATCTCCTCAGGGCTTCTTTACCTTCGGCTCTGGAGAGGAAGAAGAGGATATTGACATGGAAGAAGGAGCTG GCGACATGGCCTTCAACCCCAACCCGTTCTACCAGGGCCACCTGCTGAAGGACCTGGTGGACAGCAACTTCACGTACTGGGTGCACCACGGCAGGTACATCCTCAAGCAGGGCCGGACCATCTGGTGGAACCCTAATGCGGGGATG GAAGAGGGCGTGGAAGAGGAAGAAGACGAAGGCCCCCCACCAATAGAGCCGGAGTCGGGACCCTCGCTGTTCACTCCCCTATCGGAGGACGGACGAGTGGAGGGCATGACTGCCTGGACAGCACGAGTCAGCACCAGTCTGCTGCCTGACAGAGCCTTGGCGATACTGAGGAGTAATATATGGCCGGGAGCTGTGGCGTACGCTAATACTGGCAA GAAATCTGAGTGTATGTACATGGGTTGGGGGCTGAAGTTCCAGCCGCCCAACTTCTCGCCTCTGCAGCTGCCGCGGCCACAGGACGAGTACATCGTGGGCCCGGAGGTCATGGAGATGGCTGACCCCACCTTCGCTGATGAGGAG gCGTACCGTATCGCCCACTTACCTCCCCCTCCCCCGCCAGCGATGATGGGCGAAGGAGAAGGTTTTGGAGAAGAacaagaggaagaagattaA
- the LOC106137870 gene encoding radial spoke head protein 6 homolog A isoform X3: protein MLIESKYGKIENLGEEEQELDLEEDSMKPRIVDLIDHNYYFKEAGYGLPDSECYAVFLSLNMLGIKEPVATVRFFGKIFGTQANYYVAETDLTIEELDRRIREFDMKDMPGEGEGEEVRAPEAEEQEVVAEGEGKEEKPKEPQPPKLPPVPESTWQPPPPIPVERPGQGANRKVFWVCNRPGDPWICLPDVTPDQIRVARLTVRCMTGDLDAEVLTFPPFDGTEKNYLRAQIARIQAATSISPQGFFTFGSGEEEEDIDMEEGAGDMAFNPNPFYQGHLLKDLVDSNFTYWVHHGRYILKQGRTIWWNPNAGMEEGVEEEEDEGPPPIEPESGPSLFTPLSEDGRVEGMTAWTARVSTSLLPDRALAILRSNIWPGAVAYANTGKKSECMYMGWGLKFQPPNFSPLQLPRPQDEYIVGPEVMEMADPTFADEEAYRIAHLPPPPPPAMMGEGEGFGEEQEEED from the exons ATG CTGATAGAGAGCAAGTATGGTAAGATAGAGAATCTCGGGGAAGAAGAACAGGAGTTGGATTTAGAAGAGGACTCAATGAAGCCCAGAATAGTTGACCTCATTGACCATAACTACTACTTTAAAGAG GCTGGCTACGGTCTGCCCGACAGCGAGTGTTATGCTGTATTCTTATCACTAAACATGCTGGGGATCAAGGAGCCCGTTGCAACCGTAAG ATTTTTCGGTAAGATCTTTGGCACACAAGCGAATTACTACGTGGCAGAAACAGACCTCACTATAGAAGAATTGGATAGACGGATTagg GAGTTTGATATGAAGGACATGCCCGGTGAGGGGGAAGGCGAAGAAGTGCGCGCCCCAGAGGCTGAAGAGCAAGAAGTTG TTGCAGAAGGTGAAGGTAAGGAGGAAAAGCCAAAAGAGCCTCAGCCACCGAAGCTGCCTCCAGTACCAGAGTCGACGTGGCAACCTCCACCGCCGATACCAGTCGAACGACCCGGGCAAGGGGCTAATAGGAAG GTTTTCTGGGTGTGCAACCGGCCCGGCGACCCTTGGATCTGCTTGCCCGATGTCACGCCCGACCAGATCCGCGTCGCCAGGCTCACTGTGAGGTGCATGACGGGAGACCTGGATGCTGAG GTCCTCACTTTCCCCCCCTTCGACGGTACGGAGAAGAACTATTTACGTGCGCAGATTGCTCGCATACAAGCAGCTACTTCAATATCTCCTCAGGGCTTCTTTACCTTCGGCTCTGGAGAGGAAGAAGAGGATATTGACATGGAAGAAGGAGCTG GCGACATGGCCTTCAACCCCAACCCGTTCTACCAGGGCCACCTGCTGAAGGACCTGGTGGACAGCAACTTCACGTACTGGGTGCACCACGGCAGGTACATCCTCAAGCAGGGCCGGACCATCTGGTGGAACCCTAATGCGGGGATG GAAGAGGGCGTGGAAGAGGAAGAAGACGAAGGCCCCCCACCAATAGAGCCGGAGTCGGGACCCTCGCTGTTCACTCCCCTATCGGAGGACGGACGAGTGGAGGGCATGACTGCCTGGACAGCACGAGTCAGCACCAGTCTGCTGCCTGACAGAGCCTTGGCGATACTGAGGAGTAATATATGGCCGGGAGCTGTGGCGTACGCTAATACTGGCAA GAAATCTGAGTGTATGTACATGGGTTGGGGGCTGAAGTTCCAGCCGCCCAACTTCTCGCCTCTGCAGCTGCCGCGGCCACAGGACGAGTACATCGTGGGCCCGGAGGTCATGGAGATGGCTGACCCCACCTTCGCTGATGAGGAG gCGTACCGTATCGCCCACTTACCTCCCCCTCCCCCGCCAGCGATGATGGGCGAAGGAGAAGGTTTTGGAGAAGAacaagaggaagaagattaA
- the LOC106137871 gene encoding mitochondrial GTPase 1: MATKFDAAAYNFRQKMPYISKDLLRWFPGHMNKGLKQMQRKLNSVDCVIEVHDARIPFSGRNPIFTNTLTGAKPHILVLNKKDLTINSLIPRITDQLKAEQNIQNIVFTNSKDQYCRGLKSLRPLMVDLIKDSNRYNRSEESDYNVMIIGVPNVGKSSLINMLRSRNLRIKHALPVGAVAGVTRSLMTKIRINNDPTIFMFDTPGILEPSVTNVEMGLKLALCASLQDHLVGEEAIADYLLFWLNKHGKFKYVDYMGLEEPCDDINKVLIAGAVKFNRIRKTRDYDNSVRVVPDLIEVARTMIKAFRTGELGRTLLDIDLLNDRSVREKVLA; encoded by the exons ATGGCAACTAAATTCGACGCTGCGGCTTATAATTTCCGACAAAAGATGCCTTATATCAGTAAGGATCTACTGCGATGGTTTCCCGGTCACATGAATAAAGGCTTGAAGCAAATGCAGCGGAAATTAAATAGTGTGGACTGTGTCATCGAAGTTCACGACGCAAGGATTCCGTTTTCTGGCAGAAATCCAATATTTACTAATACTTTGACTGGTGCAAAGCCTCACATATTAGTTCTGAATAAGAAAGATTTGACTATAAATTCGTTAATACCGCGAATAACAGATCAGTTAAAAGCCGAACAGAATATTCAGAACATAGTGTTTACAAACAGTAAAGATCAATACTGTCGAGGCTTAAAATCTCTTAGACCTCTAATGgtagatttaataaaagacTCGAATCGGTATAATAGGAGTGAGGAATCTGATTACAATGTGATGATCATTGGAGTACCAAATGTTGGAAAATCATCACTGATTAACATGCTGCGGTCCAGGAATTTGAGGATAAAGCATGCATTGCCAGTTGGTGCGGTGGCGGGGGTCACGCGGAGCTTGATGACAAAGATAAGGATTAACAATGACCCTACTATTTTCATGTTTGATACCCcag ggATTCTAGAACCGTCAGTGACAAATGTAGAAATGGGTCTGAAACTGGCTCTGTGTGCGTCCTTACAAGATCACTTGGTGGGGGAAGAGGCTATAGCTGACTACCTGCTTTTTTGGCTGAACAAGCACGGGAAATTCAAGTATGTGGACTACATGGGGCTGGAGGAACCTTGCGATGACATTAATAAG GTGCTCATAGCTGGAGCAGTTAAGTTTAACCGTATTCGGAAGACTCGGGACTATGACAACAGTGTACGAGTAGTGCCTGACCTGATAGAGGTCGCTAGGACAATGATTAAGGCCTTCAGGACCGGGGAACTGGGGAGAACGTTGTTAGATATTGATCTGCTAAATGATAGGTCAGTGAGAGAAAAAGTTTtagcataa
- the LOC106137868 gene encoding uncharacterized protein LOC106137868 yields MSKVPHHSRKNTSIVKGKRRLRYSKQKLTPESSHSSLGATTTYSTSAIANVKTCSNSIRTTEGTLSMISTPWSTDYNSFASFKSTPIQYTRESSETILPKSSSSVAAALTPDNASIKTTITLFNVPSVDTDPPRSKMHLPKPTSKQIGSKDTLSSWTIESFTSDGIISNSQIVKPKYPWSPSTVFSGTDLYPTTVDTLVSRKGSRESWAGSGSIKLGNKMAPMNANDNKSEDDFILDGIMIKTKGVPIVWNYH; encoded by the coding sequence ATGTCAAAGGTGCCTCATCACAGCCGTAAAAATACAAGTATAGTAAAGGGAAAGAGACGGTTACGCTATTCAAAGCAGAAATTGACACCAGAGTCGTCACATTCCTCTCTTGGCGCAACCACCACATATTCCACATCTGCCATTGCGAACGTTAAGACTTGTAGTAACAGCATTCGAACTACGGAAGGTACCCTCAGTATGATAAGCACTCCTTGGAGCACCGATTACAATTCATTCGCATCATTTAAATCTACACCGATCCAGTACACGAGAGAGTCTTCTGAGACTATTCTACCAAAGTCTTCGAGCTCCGTAGCCGCCGCCCTTACACCCGACAACGCATCCATCAAGACTACGATCACTCTGTTCAATGTGCCTAGCGTCGACACCGACCCTCCTCGATCAAAGATGCACCTCCCAAAACCAACATCTAAACAAATTGGCTCTAAAGATACACTGAGCTCCTGGACCATAGAATCCTTCACAAGCGATGGCATCATCAGTAATTCACAAATAGTGAAACCTAAGTACCCGTGGAGTCCTAGTACAGTATTTAGTGGTACAGACTTATATCCGACCACGGTAGATACTCTCGTGTCTAGAAAAGGCAGCCGGGAGTCTTGGGCTGGTTCCGGCAGTATAAAGTTGGGCAATAAAATGGCTCCCATGAACGCCAACGATAACAAATCTGAGGACGACTTCATTTTGGATGGCATTATGATAAAGACCAAAGGAGTGCCGATCGTGTGGAACTATCATTAA